The Poriferisphaera corsica DNA segment TCTTGCATGGGGTATCCGGCGATGGCGCCGTCTTCGAGCACTTTGCGGATGCCTTTTTCGATCGCGGGGATGAATTGTTGAGGGATAGAACCGCCGAAGGTGTCGTCGACAAATTCAAAACCACTGTCACGTTGTAGAGGTTCGACGCGTAGATATACTTCACCGAACTGCCCTGCACCGCCGGTTTGTTTTTTATGACGGTGGTGGCCTTCGGCTTTGCCGAGGATCGTTTCACGGTAGGCGATTTTTGGTGGCTTGGTATCGACTTCGACGTTGTAACGGTTTTTAAGTTTTTCAAGGATGACACGGAGGTGAAGATCGCCGAGGCCGTTGATGACGGTTTCTTTGGTTGCGGAATCACGCGTGACCTTGAAGCATGGATCTTCTTCCTGGAACTTGGTTATGGCGTCAGCAATCTTTTGTTCGTCGCCTCGTTTCTTGGGCGATATGGCAAGGCCTGAGAGTGGCGTGGGATACATGATTGGTTTGAGGTGGATACCGTCTTCATCATGTGAATCGTGTAGACATGCATCGAAATGAATGTCATCGATTTTAGCCACAGCGACTAGATCGCCGGGGATGGCGTCTTTGATTTCAACGTGTTTAGCACCTTGCAGCTTGAAGAGGTGTCCGATTTTGAATGGCTTCTTGGAAGCGCCGGTGTCGACATCGTCAATATAGAGTTGTGAATCTTTAGAGACGGTGCCTTGATGAATGCGGAAGGAGCAGAGCTTGCCAACGTATGGATCGACTTTGATGTTGAACACGTGTGCGAGTACATGCTTGGAAGGATCAGGCTCAGCGTGCATCTCTTTGTCGTCATTACCAGCTTTGACGAATGGACGAGGATTGCCTTCGGTGGGGTTTGGAGCGAGTTTGACGAGGACGTCAAGGAGTTCGGAGATGCCGATAGGCTCGCTGTTGCCATGCGGGTGTGCGGCGGTGAAACAGATTGGGACGAGATGTCCTTCACGGAGTGCTTTTTCGAATGGGGCATGGAGTTGTTCTGGGGTCACTTCACCTTGCTCAAGGTAGATTTCCATGAGTTCTTCGTCGACTTCAACCACCTGATCAACGATGGCGGTATGTGCGTCGGCTACTGAGCCGAGGTCGGAGTCACCGTCTGGGTTGAAGAAGCAGTCAACGACGGATTTATTGCCATTGGCGGGTAAGTTGATGGGAAGACATTGCTTGCCGAAGGACTTTTGAATTGATTCGAGGAGTTCTTGACAGTTAACGTTGTCGGCGTCGATCTTGTTGACGATGATCATGCGGCAGAGGTTGCGTCGTGCGGCACGATCCATCATACGTCGGGTCATCGGCTCGATCCCGTGTGCTGCGTTAATGACGACGGCGCAGGTGTCTGCGGCGGGCAGCATGGAGAGCGCGAGTCCCATGAAATCTGGTGAACCAGGCGTATCAATGATGTTGATGTGCTTACCGTTGTAATCACAATGAGCAACTGCGGAGGTTAGGCTGTACTTGTGGTGTTTTTCTTCATCGGTGAAGTCACAAACGGTTGTGCCTGCATCGATTGATCCCATTGTTCCGAGCACGCCAGCCTTGTACAAGAGCGCTTCTGCGAGAAGCGTTTTGCCAGAGCTGGCGTGACCTACAAGGACCAAGTTACGGATGTCAGAAGTGGTATAGGAAGGCATAATCAAGAACTCCAAAATATAAATTACCGAACGGTATTAAAGATTGAGGCAAACGATTGTATTGATCATGGTCGATCAATGATTTTGGTACTACTTTTCAAAGTTGAGCCACGGATGTGCGGTTGTGTTGCGTGCTTTTCAATCGATTTAGAAGTAATAAAAAGCGGTTAAAAATCACACGGTTGTTTAGTGCCAGTATAGGCAGCGAAAAAGGGTGAGCCAAGTATTTTGAGTAAGGAAAAATACATGCAAAAACACATAAAAAGACGGGTTTTTTCAGTGTACAAATGAACGACATGAAGGGTCTGAAAAACAAAAGATTTTCCTGTATTTTGGTTTTAGCTAGGGATATAATTAGATTAATATGCGCGCAGCGGCAGAGCTGGCTTGAGAAGCCATCAGGGGGGTTATGTGAAACCGCTTGTTAATACTGAACGTATCTTAGTGATTAAACATTAATCGCTCTTGATGAACATCGTAAGAGATGTGATAGGCATGGGCATGGTTACCGCGCGTGGGTTATCCACTTATGCACAAGCTAGTCGATGAATTTAGACGAATAGTTAGCGGAAGAGATTGTATTTGATGATGCAATGTATCGCTCGGACACCGTCTCGCCAACCGATCTTTTTACCCTCGTCATAGGTACGGCCATCGTAGCTTATCCCGACTTCGTAGATGCGGCAGCCTTGACGAGCAACCTTGGCGGTGATTTCAGGTTCGAAACCAAAACGGTTCTCTTCGATATTGATCGATTGAATGATTTCACGTTTGAAGACTTTGTAGCAGGTCTCCATGTCGGTGAGGTTGATGTTGGTGAACATGTTGGAGAGTGAAGTGAGGAATCTGTTACCCATTGAATGCCAGAAGTAGAGAACACGGTGACACTCACCGCCAGCGAAACGTGAGCCATATACGACATCGGCATCGGACGAATCGAAGGGCTCAAGTAGTTTGTGATAATCTTGAGGATCGTATTCGAGGTCAGCGTCTTGAATGATAACGAGGTCGCCGCGAGCTTCTTTGAAGCCAGTGCGCAATGCTGCACCTTTGCCTTGGTTGTATGTATGGAAAGCGGTGCGAATATTCTCGTGATTATCTTCGAGTTCTTTGAGTTTATCGCGTGTACCATCGGTGGAGTAGTCGTCCACAAGGATGATCTCTTTATCAACCTCAACAGCTTGCACACGCGAGATGATGGATTCGATGGTGCTTGCTTCGTTGTACACGGGGATGACGACGCTGAGTTTCATAATCG contains these protein-coding regions:
- the fusA gene encoding elongation factor G; the encoded protein is MPSYTTSDIRNLVLVGHASSGKTLLAEALLYKAGVLGTMGSIDAGTTVCDFTDEEKHHKYSLTSAVAHCDYNGKHINIIDTPGSPDFMGLALSMLPAADTCAVVINAAHGIEPMTRRMMDRAARRNLCRMIIVNKIDADNVNCQELLESIQKSFGKQCLPINLPANGNKSVVDCFFNPDGDSDLGSVADAHTAIVDQVVEVDEELMEIYLEQGEVTPEQLHAPFEKALREGHLVPICFTAAHPHGNSEPIGISELLDVLVKLAPNPTEGNPRPFVKAGNDDKEMHAEPDPSKHVLAHVFNIKVDPYVGKLCSFRIHQGTVSKDSQLYIDDVDTGASKKPFKIGHLFKLQGAKHVEIKDAIPGDLVAVAKIDDIHFDACLHDSHDEDGIHLKPIMYPTPLSGLAISPKKRGDEQKIADAITKFQEEDPCFKVTRDSATKETVINGLGDLHLRVILEKLKNRYNVEVDTKPPKIAYRETILGKAEGHHRHKKQTGGAGQFGEVYLRVEPLQRDSGFEFVDDTFGGSIPQQFIPAIEKGIRKVLEDGAIAGYPMQDIKVSVYDGKYHPVDSKEIAFISAGKTAFKQAINAAKPVLLEPLVNVEVTVPNQYMGDITGDLSGKRGRIQGTDMLPGDQALIKAIVPLSEVTNYHSQLKSVTGGQGSFAMEFDHYDAVPSNVQQQVMSEYKPQDEED
- a CDS encoding glycosyltransferase family 2 protein — protein: MKLSVVIPVYNEASTIESIISRVQAVEVDKEIILVDDYSTDGTRDKLKELEDNHENIRTAFHTYNQGKGAALRTGFKEARGDLVIIQDADLEYDPQDYHKLLEPFDSSDADVVYGSRFAGGECHRVLYFWHSMGNRFLTSLSNMFTNINLTDMETCYKVFKREIIQSINIEENRFGFEPEITAKVARQGCRIYEVGISYDGRTYDEGKKIGWRDGVRAIHCIIKYNLFR